From a region of the Phragmites australis chromosome 21, lpPhrAust1.1, whole genome shotgun sequence genome:
- the LOC133902938 gene encoding homeobox-leucine zipper protein HOX8-like isoform X1: protein MKRPTCRSSSATTDQQDMERQGVDVHGAAAERDDVMTGAYGEEEEDDDEDQLDELTGGRGGLGEKKRRLAADQVRALERSFEADNKLDPERKARIARDLRLYPRQVAVWFQNRRARWKTKQIERDFASLRARHDALRLECDELRRDKDALAAEIRELREKAEKQMAVKLEAAEELLGSAAAATAAAVYKDGSTDSDSSAVFNEEASPYSGGAAFDHQHLHSSFAGFTSFLASSSSLSYSFPSLYHGGSHLDQEADRLLGASAAADSFFAEEHGTGLGSWYGGEGW, encoded by the exons ATGAAGAGGCCCACCTGCAGAAGTTCCTCAGCAACCACAGATCAACAAG ACATGGAGCGGCAAGGAGTCGACGTCCACGGCGCCGCGGCGGAGCGCGACGACGTCATGACCGGAGCgtacggcgaggaggaggaggacgacgacgaggaccAGCTGGACGAGCTCACCGGGGGCCGCGGCGGCCTTGGGGAGAAGAAGCGGCGGCTGGCAGCGGATCAGGTGCGCGCGCTGGagcggagcttcgaggcggACAACAAGCTGGACCCGGAGCGCAAGGCCCGCATCGCGCGCGACCTCCGCCTCTACCCGCGCCAGGTAGccgtctggttccagaaccgccgCGCGCGCTGGAAGACCAAGCAGATCGAGCGCGACTTCGCCTCCCTCCGCGCGCGCCACGACGCCCTCCGCCTCGAGTGCGACGAGCTCCGCCGCGACAAGGACGCCCTCGCCGCCGAG ATAAGGGAGCTGAGGGAGAAGGCGGAAAAGCAGATGGCTGTGAAGCTGGAGGCCGCGGAGGAGCTGTTGGGGTcggctgccgccgccaccgccgctgctgTCTACAAGGACGGGTCGACGGACAGCGACTCGAGCGCCGTGTTCAACGAGGAGGCGTCGCCGTACTCCGGCGGCGCGGCCTTCGACCACCAACACCTCCACTCGAGCTTCGCAGGGTTCACATCATTCTTGGCCTCCTCGAGTTCGCTGAGCTATTCTTTCCCTTCCTTGTACCACGGGGGTTCGCATTTGGACCAGGAAGCAGACAGGCTCCTcggcgccagcgccgccgccgacaGTTTCTTCGCGGAGGAGCATGGCACCGGCCTCGGCAGCTGGTACGGCGGTGAAGGATGGTAG
- the LOC133902938 gene encoding homeobox-leucine zipper protein HOX8-like isoform X2 has product MERQGVDVHGAAAERDDVMTGAYGEEEEDDDEDQLDELTGGRGGLGEKKRRLAADQVRALERSFEADNKLDPERKARIARDLRLYPRQVAVWFQNRRARWKTKQIERDFASLRARHDALRLECDELRRDKDALAAEIRELREKAEKQMAVKLEAAEELLGSAAAATAAAVYKDGSTDSDSSAVFNEEASPYSGGAAFDHQHLHSSFAGFTSFLASSSSLSYSFPSLYHGGSHLDQEADRLLGASAAADSFFAEEHGTGLGSWYGGEGW; this is encoded by the exons ATGGAGCGGCAAGGAGTCGACGTCCACGGCGCCGCGGCGGAGCGCGACGACGTCATGACCGGAGCgtacggcgaggaggaggaggacgacgacgaggaccAGCTGGACGAGCTCACCGGGGGCCGCGGCGGCCTTGGGGAGAAGAAGCGGCGGCTGGCAGCGGATCAGGTGCGCGCGCTGGagcggagcttcgaggcggACAACAAGCTGGACCCGGAGCGCAAGGCCCGCATCGCGCGCGACCTCCGCCTCTACCCGCGCCAGGTAGccgtctggttccagaaccgccgCGCGCGCTGGAAGACCAAGCAGATCGAGCGCGACTTCGCCTCCCTCCGCGCGCGCCACGACGCCCTCCGCCTCGAGTGCGACGAGCTCCGCCGCGACAAGGACGCCCTCGCCGCCGAG ATAAGGGAGCTGAGGGAGAAGGCGGAAAAGCAGATGGCTGTGAAGCTGGAGGCCGCGGAGGAGCTGTTGGGGTcggctgccgccgccaccgccgctgctgTCTACAAGGACGGGTCGACGGACAGCGACTCGAGCGCCGTGTTCAACGAGGAGGCGTCGCCGTACTCCGGCGGCGCGGCCTTCGACCACCAACACCTCCACTCGAGCTTCGCAGGGTTCACATCATTCTTGGCCTCCTCGAGTTCGCTGAGCTATTCTTTCCCTTCCTTGTACCACGGGGGTTCGCATTTGGACCAGGAAGCAGACAGGCTCCTcggcgccagcgccgccgccgacaGTTTCTTCGCGGAGGAGCATGGCACCGGCCTCGGCAGCTGGTACGGCGGTGAAGGATGGTAG